The region GTTTGCCAGTATGGACCTGTTTCCAATAATGCAGTCATGTGCAATATGGACATAAGCCATAAAAAAATTATCGTTCCCGATGACGGTCTTTCCTCTCCCTGTTTTGGTTCCTCGATGAACAGTTACAAATTCCCTGAATGTATTATTATTTCCTATCAAGACCGCGGTTTCTTCATTTCGATACTTGAGGTCCTGCGGAGCGGCTCCGATCGAACTGAAGGGAAAAAATTTGCAATTTTCTCCGATCTCCGTTATGCCGTCAATCACACAGTGCGATCCAATTGATGTTCCTTTTTTCACATGGACGGACTCCCCGATAATTGTGTAGGGACCGATTTCGACATTTTCGTCGAGTTTTGCGTTCGGATGAATAATGGCTGTCGGATGTTTGGACATGGGAATATTCATTCTCCTTTTTCTTTGTAATCATGGCCATCAATTCCGCTTCGCAGACGACCTCATTGTTGACA is a window of Nitrospirota bacterium DNA encoding:
- the lpxA gene encoding acyl-ACP--UDP-N-acetylglucosamine O-acyltransferase, coding for MSKHPTAIIHPNAKLDENVEIGPYTIIGESVHVKKGTSIGSHCVIDGITEIGENCKFFPFSSIGAAPQDLKYRNEETAVLIGNNNTFREFVTVHRGTKTGRGKTVIGNDNFFMAYVHIAHDCIIGNRSILANASTLGGHVEIGNDSIIGGLTGIHQFVRIGDYVMIGGASAVAQDIPHYVCAAGNRTSLYGLNMIGLKRKGFTKERIDSLKKSYKILFRSGLTLVDAVEKIKNEKLDQPDVNRLVQFVQSSERGISR